CTCTCTGATAAACAAAATTGAAAGAAGTGTTTACAATAAGCGAAAACGAAGACTATCCCTACAAACAGAGCAAATTAGACAGCGTATTTCGATGGAGTTCAATGAGTTTGAAGATATTTTTATCGTTGATAGCATGCCAATGAAAGTTTGTGAAAACGCTCGTTCTACTCGTTCAAAAATTTGTAAAGAGCAATCCTATTCTTCACCAACATATGGTTATTGTGCTTCACAGAAATTATATTTCTATGGCTATAAACTACACGCAGTATGTTCTTTAAATGGTGTGATTAAGAATTTTGATATAAGCCCTGCATCCGTTCACGACATCCACTATTTAAAAGATATTGGTGAGCAAATGCGAAACTGTACTTTAATTGGAGATAGAGGCTATTTATCAGCAAAAGTTCAAATAGATTTATTTAACTATGCTAATATTAAATTAGATACACCAATGAGAAGTAATCAGAAAGATTATATTCCTCAATTTTCATTGTACAAGAAAAAGCGAAAACGAATTGAGATATTTTTCTCTCAACTTTGCGACCAATTTATGATTAAAAGAAACTATGCTAAAACTTTTGAAGGCTTTAAAACAAGGATAATCAGTAAAATAACCGCCGCAACGGTTATTCAATATATCAATAAATTTATCTTCCAAAGAAAATTAAATCATCTAAAAATCAGTATTATTTAAAATGCACAACGAGTTTAGGTAAATTATAGGCTGTTGCTTGCCCTATAAAGGTATTTCTACCTCCTTTTTTTAGACTAAATCCAGAGCTACTCCCAATAGCTAGATTGTAACTATTATCATTAGCATCAGTAGATTCATCATTTAATTTTTGTAGTGCTGAAGTACCTATTGCTGTATTATGTTTTCCTACTGTATTACTATACAATGCATAACCTCCTATTGCTGTATTTGTTTCCCCTGTAGTATTATTCTCTAACGCACCAATACCATAACTTACATTGTAATTTCCTGTGCTTGACTTATTAAAAGTACCAAAATAGAGTGAACTTGTAGAGATGTCTGTTCCAAATCTAATTTCTTTTATATCATTAGATTCTTTTCTAAATAGTATATCTCTAGGAGTATAATTCTCGTTATTAACAGCCTTTTCTAGGGTTATATCGTTAAAAATCCCCTTAATTTGCTCTTTGGTATGTACATTACCCTCTATATCGCCACTATCCACGGTAGCTATGTTAGAGGGCAGCTCTCCAACACCCAAGGCTTCTTTCCAAGAGATGATATTTTCAGCGGACAGACCGGAGGCGTCCGTGTTTGCCTTGGCGTTGAGCTGACTGACATCCGCTTTGTTTGCCAAGCTACCGTCAAGCCCTTCTATCTGCGTTTGAGGTATTTTATCACTTTTATGGTAAAAGCTATCTATCCACGCCCAAAATTGCTCTTGGGTAGGTTTTAGACCATTTCTGAACCAGTTTTTTATGATGTTTTTGTCAGTTGCCATTTTTTATTTATTTTTTTAATCAAAACCTACAAATTCAATAAACCTAATCACTCTATATGGAGGCATATTGTTGTGAGGTTTATCTTGTCCACCAGAATTTATTGTTTCTTTAAATTTATTTCCTGGAGAATTACTCCATATTGTTTCTCTACCTCCCGATGGCGTTTCTTGACCTACCCAACGCTCCAAATCATAATTAGGAAGTTCTGCTTTAGTAAGTGTGTGTTCAGTTTCTCCCCTTCCAAAGCCTATCTCGTTCAATTTATAATCGAACCCCGAAGGATTGAATCTATAATCGGGGTCTTGTCCCACAGGCATTCGTCCGCGTAGAGGCACATACTCTCGCCAACCTTCTGGAATAGGCTCGCTCGCTGGCTTACCCCAAATAGCTATTAAGCCAATAGGCACGGGGCTTTTCTTTTCTTCTAACGCCTTAATTCTGTCTTCTAAAGACTTCTTGAAAGTGGCTATTTCAGTGGTTGGAAATACCCTTTTAAAATCTGCCCAACTATAAGTTTGGTCGGGCGTTGATGAGCCAAAAGTGGCGTATCTTTTGAATATGACAGGCTTATTACTTCCGTCCTCAAAAATTCGGTTTTCAGTTTCCTCTCGGATAATTACATTTGTTCCAAGAGTACCACCATTGAACTCCAATATTTCTCCATTGATGTAAACCACTCCATCGGTAACATTATTACCAGATACCTCGCAACCGCTTATGATGGCAAAGTTACCTGCCATACTTCCCAGCTTATTGAATAAGCTGTAAGCTGTCTGCATCGCATCTAGTATGTTAGTAGAAAGCGGAAAACCTCCAGTCTGGTTAAAGTTTAATTTATTCATATTACTTGTATTTTATATCTTTTTGACGCCAATTTATAGAAGTCAATCACTGCCTGCATTTCGTAGGCGTTATAGGTAAGCCCTCTAGGAACTAAAACAATAAAGTCCACTCCCGTATCGGCATAATCGGCATCGTCTCGGAGGTATATAGCCCCTAAATATTTAGGGTTTTGTTCACCGTCTGTGTAGATATATTGCCTTTGGTAACGGTTGCCGTCCGCTATTTGGATACGCTTCTGCGAAACATCAAAGCGGTCATTCAGCACCTTTCGTAAATAGCAAACTTGACTGCTATGTTGCAGGTTGTAGAGGTTCTCGTTTCTATTGAAATTAAACCTATCCAAAAGCCCCCGAAGCGGATAATGCAAAGCCCTAAGCCACGCTAAGTGCTTTTCTTTCCTTAGAAAAGTAGGCGTTAATAGTGTTACGAGCTTGTCTATGTCTATATTATACCACATACTCAATACCGTTGAAATTTTCTATTTTAAAGTAGCCGCTTATAGGTATTGTTTTAACATCTATAGGCTGAAAATTACCGTAGTCGTTTACATCTGCATCTATCCATTTGCTTTCAGCGAGAGTGATATGCGGTATTTTTACCCCTTCTACTTTTTGAAGTTCATCTACCAAGTGTGCTAAAACCAACTCGCCGTTGAAAGGTAACCTTTTTAGATAAGCCTTAATAGCATCTTCTACCGGCTTTTTACCTGTTAGAATAGATTGTCCGTTTTGATCTAGGACCAAAGGGTCTCTATATATTTTCATTTGCAATCTTAGAATATCGGGACGATAATTAATTACGGTAGTTTGTATGCCTGCATCTTTAATCTCACTTAAATACGCCTCAAATGTTGCTTTTTGGTCGGCATTGATAGGCTGTAATTCTTCCCCTTGTTCGGTAGCTATTTTAATAATCAAACGGCTTTCATCGGTAGATTCTACAACTGCCGAATATTTGATAATTTTACTCGCTTCTACTTGTTCGGGGTCGTGTCCTTCGTTATCAAACTGGTCGCTGTCCTCTAATAAGTCAAAGCCATATTGAAAGGCTAGAGCTTTATTTCTATACCAACGAGCCGTGTGTGGCTTTAGCTGTCGCAACGCTTCGGAAACTTCCTCTTTGTGGGTATCAAACAACTTTTCCAACACCCAAATCGCAAAAGCAGTAATATAAATCCATAGTCGCCAAATAGAGGTCTTACTGGTGCTATTAAGCTCCTGCAAAGCAGTTTCATTCTGCTTTGCGGTTAGTATTTCGTTCTGTATTTCTTCTACGCTTCTTGCCATAATTAACTTACTTTAAAATCTATACCTATTGCCCAGCAGCCTATTCCAGAACACTTCTCTACAACCTCCGTTATGGCTGTGGCAGGCTGGATACCTTTAGCGGTATAATAGCTTAGGATATCTCTATCTGTCTTAATCCCTTCGGGCAGTTGTAGAACCGTACCAGCTTGTACATCGTCGGTTATTGCTAAATTGTTTGCCATTGCCAACTCAAATACACCCTCGATGCTTCCTGTGTGTTGAAGGCAGGCGTCTAAAAGACTTTGATTATGGAGTACGATTATCTGCATACTGTTTCAGTTTGTTCCTAAGTTCTGTATTTTCGGCTTTCAAGTTGGCTATTACTCTTTTATGTAATTTTATTTCATCTTCAAGAAGCTGTACCTTTCTGTTGTGCATATCTTCAAACTCCTTGTACTTCGCCTCATAGCGAGCTTGAAGGTCGTTGAGCATATCTTGGTACAAATCGACTTTTTTTCGCTCGTTTTCGATTTCTATACTTTCGTTTGCTACGGCTATTCCCCTCGTTTCCTCGTTTCTTTTTCTTCGCTCCAAAATCCAACCAAGCCCTGTAATTGCAGAGCCTCCTCCAAATAATAGAGTAATCCAATCCTGTATATTCATGTTATTTAGCTTAAATTTGCAATCTTTATCTCTGTTGTAGCACCTGTTTGGGAGGTTGCTGTCCCTGTGGTTGCTACCTTTATTCCCGCTGGAACTTCCACTCGAAGCTCCAATATTTCTTCCACGATAGCTGTAGCTATTTTATCTGACAGTCGCTCCACCGAGCTGTCCCAACTTTCCTCTTCGTTTTGCTCTTGTAGGAAAGCTAATTTTATTTTTTGTTTGAGTCTTTCTTTGTTCAGTGGCATTTTAATTATCTTTTAAAAAGTTTTTAAATCGGTTTTCAATTGCCGTAAACTGAGGTTTATTTATTAGTTTGATAGTTGGTCCTGCATTGGTCGTAAATTTCATTTTCTTAATTTCCTGTATCAAATCCACCATTAGAGCCTTTAATGTTTCGTTTTCTTTGCGGAGGAGGAAGCCGTCTTTGTCTACCCGCAACTCCGTTTCCTCAATGTTTACCCGAAATTCCTTTAATTCCGAAGCATTTACCACGACAGCTATTTCTTTACTCACAAACACCACACAGACCAAACTCCCCACGCTTGGCTCGGCATATACACCGCCTTTTTCATCATCTACGATTAGATAGACATCATTGATTTCGGAACCGCCGTCTAA
This Riemerella anatipestifer DNA region includes the following protein-coding sequences:
- a CDS encoding nucleotidyltransferase gives rise to the protein MARSVEEIQNEILTAKQNETALQELNSTSKTSIWRLWIYITAFAIWVLEKLFDTHKEEVSEALRQLKPHTARWYRNKALAFQYGFDLLEDSDQFDNEGHDPEQVEASKIIKYSAVVESTDESRLIIKIATEQGEELQPINADQKATFEAYLSEIKDAGIQTTVINYRPDILRLQMKIYRDPLVLDQNGQSILTGKKPVEDAIKAYLKRLPFNGELVLAHLVDELQKVEGVKIPHITLAESKWIDADVNDYGNFQPIDVKTIPISGYFKIENFNGIEYVV
- a CDS encoding IS982-like element ISRa1 family transposase, encoding MNNIEQIYERILEVLGLFSENQLISYQRRTPKMSDLEVISLNITAEYLSIDSELQLFRKLPNSLINKIERSVYNKRKRRLSLQTEQIRQRISMEFNEFEDIFIVDSMPMKVCENARSTRSKICKEQSYSSPTYGYCASQKLYFYGYKLHAVCSLNGVIKNFDISPASVHDIHYLKDIGEQMRNCTLIGDRGYLSAKVQIDLFNYANIKLDTPMRSNQKDYIPQFSLYKKKRKRIEIFFSQLCDQFMIKRNYAKTFEGFKTRIISKITAATVIQYINKFIFQRKLNHLKISII